A region from the Rufibacter sp. DG15C genome encodes:
- a CDS encoding glycosyltransferase family 1 protein, whose protein sequence is MLDLDSDFVPGVGSSYVSSEPEVNTSNTTYSPTIVPSSLKVSVKKSPAFDVETYLQSVPAIVCLSHLRWDFVYQRPQHLLSRFAKHTQLYFFEEPYFEDNAEPRLETHLREDGRVTLVIAHLPHGLTPDESDAKQIELLNVFFKENNLEQSVFWYYTPMALEITRHFKPSLTVFDCMDELSAFKFAPPRLLELETEMLAKADVVFTGGQSLYEAKKDRHQEVYAFPSSIDKAHFATARQSHEEPADQANIPHPRMGFFGVVDERFDIELLRELSTKRPEWQFVIIGPVVKIDPAHLPKAENIHYLGGKSYKELPSYLAGWDVAMLLFAQNESTKFISPTKTPEYLAAGRPVVSTPIRDVVRPYGDLSLVHIAETSEAFEAAIEKALTQKEDQDWMRRTDDYLAGISWDKTWQNMVHLMHSVSKEKQEKKLRAGV, encoded by the coding sequence ATGTTGGATTTAGATTCTGATTTCGTCCCTGGCGTAGGGAGCAGCTATGTTTCTTCTGAGCCAGAAGTGAATACCTCAAACACCACGTATTCCCCCACCATAGTACCCAGTTCTTTAAAGGTGTCTGTTAAGAAAAGTCCGGCCTTTGATGTAGAGACTTATTTGCAAAGCGTTCCGGCTATTGTGTGTCTGTCACACCTGCGTTGGGACTTTGTGTATCAGCGCCCTCAGCATTTGCTTTCAAGATTTGCCAAACATACCCAGCTGTATTTCTTTGAAGAGCCCTACTTTGAAGACAACGCCGAGCCAAGGCTAGAGACGCATCTGCGTGAAGATGGAAGAGTGACTTTGGTCATCGCGCATTTGCCGCACGGCTTGACGCCAGACGAGTCTGATGCCAAGCAGATTGAATTGCTCAACGTGTTCTTCAAGGAAAATAACCTGGAGCAGTCTGTCTTCTGGTACTACACGCCCATGGCCTTGGAGATCACGCGCCATTTCAAACCAAGCCTGACCGTCTTTGACTGCATGGATGAGCTGTCTGCCTTTAAGTTTGCGCCACCAAGACTGTTAGAACTGGAAACTGAGATGTTGGCCAAAGCCGATGTGGTGTTTACGGGCGGGCAGAGCTTGTATGAGGCCAAGAAAGACCGTCACCAAGAGGTGTATGCCTTCCCGAGCAGCATTGACAAAGCCCACTTCGCCACGGCCCGTCAAAGCCATGAGGAGCCGGCAGACCAAGCCAACATTCCGCATCCAAGGATGGGTTTCTTTGGCGTGGTAGATGAGCGGTTTGACATTGAGCTGCTCAGAGAATTGTCTACTAAGCGCCCAGAATGGCAGTTTGTCATCATCGGGCCGGTGGTGAAAATTGACCCGGCGCATTTGCCGAAGGCCGAAAATATCCATTACTTAGGGGGCAAGTCGTATAAAGAACTGCCTTCTTATTTGGCCGGCTGGGACGTAGCTATGCTGTTGTTCGCGCAGAATGAGTCTACCAAGTTCATCAGCCCTACCAAAACGCCTGAGTACCTGGCCGCAGGCAGACCAGTTGTGTCTACGCCTATCAGAGACGTGGTGCGGCCTTACGGTGACTTGAGCCTAGTGCACATTGCAGAGACGTCAGAAGCGTTTGAAGCCGCCATTGAGAAAGCCCTTACCCAGAAAGAAGACCAGGACTGGATGCGCCGCACAGATGATTACCTGGCCGGCATCTCTTGGGATAAGACTTGGCAGAACATGGTGCACCTGATGCACAGTGTCTCTAAAGAAAAGCAAGAGAAAAAGTTAAGAGCCGGCGTCTAG
- the rfbD gene encoding dTDP-4-dehydrorhamnose reductase produces the protein MGNLELWGGIECTVNRVGDRYFDQLAQSGHAQRLSDLEALADLGIKKLRYPVLWEHVAPEHPENLNWEWATERLDKLRALHIDPIVGLLHHGSGPQYTNLLDPGFPEKFAAYAKSVAKQFPWVTHYTPINEPLTTARFSALYGLWYPHAQDDASFVKALYHQIKGTQLAMQAIREITPEAKLVQTDDLGYIHATPTLQYQADFENHRRWLSWDMLAGKVDKSHPLWGYLISSKLPAQDLLDFVANPCPADIIGVNYYVTSERYLDEHLIQYPVHTHGSNGQHRYADVEAVRVSAATPVGLQKLLTDACDRYQKPVVVTEAHLGCSREEQMRWLHDVWDSALFLQKQGKNVPAVTAWSLLGSFDWNTLLTQSNGHYECGVFDVRSGTPRPTAAAHLLKKLAAGEDAHPIARLPGWWKRPSRAIYPDTQDYTECYALSCEENEHKPILITGATGTLGRAFARICEDRGLPYVLLTRQDMDIADADSVEEAFAKYKPWAVVNTAGYVRVDDAEEDSVACYRENTQGPVCLAKHCHAHHIALVTFSSDLVFDGDKQEPYVETDQPNPLNIYGSSKLLAENQVLVAMPEALVIRTSAFFGPWDEHNFVYHALRAFAQGEQFTACEDAYITPTYVPDLVHASLDLLLDKAHGIWHVANQGTYTWAQLAELSAKVAGLESAPYLQNVSQNEMNLPAPRPSFTALASGKGIHLPSVEDALGRFLRQSEVPFRPQEVAVEEPDASFEMAAQA, from the coding sequence ATGGGTAACCTTGAGCTTTGGGGCGGCATTGAGTGTACAGTCAACCGGGTAGGGGACCGTTACTTTGATCAGCTGGCACAGAGCGGGCATGCACAGAGGCTGTCAGACTTAGAAGCATTGGCAGACCTGGGCATCAAGAAATTACGGTACCCTGTGCTTTGGGAGCACGTAGCCCCAGAACATCCAGAAAACCTGAATTGGGAATGGGCCACTGAGCGGTTAGATAAACTGCGCGCCCTTCACATAGATCCTATTGTGGGCCTGCTGCACCATGGCAGCGGCCCGCAGTATACTAATTTGCTTGACCCCGGCTTCCCAGAGAAGTTTGCGGCCTACGCTAAATCCGTGGCCAAACAGTTTCCTTGGGTCACGCATTACACGCCCATCAACGAGCCCTTGACCACAGCCAGGTTCAGTGCCTTGTATGGGTTGTGGTACCCGCATGCCCAAGACGATGCCTCGTTTGTCAAAGCACTCTATCACCAGATAAAAGGAACGCAACTGGCCATGCAGGCCATCCGGGAAATTACCCCTGAGGCCAAACTGGTGCAGACCGATGACCTGGGCTACATCCATGCTACACCCACCCTTCAATACCAAGCCGACTTTGAGAACCACAGACGCTGGCTCTCTTGGGACATGCTAGCTGGTAAAGTTGATAAAAGCCATCCGTTATGGGGCTACTTAATCAGCTCTAAGCTACCTGCTCAAGACTTGCTGGATTTTGTAGCGAATCCCTGCCCGGCAGACATCATTGGCGTGAATTACTACGTGACCAGTGAACGGTACTTAGACGAGCATTTAATCCAATATCCGGTCCATACCCATGGCAGCAACGGGCAGCACCGCTACGCAGACGTAGAGGCGGTGCGCGTAAGTGCGGCCACGCCGGTGGGCCTGCAAAAGCTATTGACAGACGCCTGTGACCGCTACCAGAAACCAGTGGTGGTAACCGAAGCCCATTTGGGATGCTCCAGAGAAGAACAGATGCGGTGGCTGCATGACGTTTGGGATTCTGCCCTGTTTTTACAGAAACAAGGCAAAAACGTACCGGCTGTAACGGCTTGGTCCTTACTAGGCTCCTTTGACTGGAACACCCTGCTCACCCAGTCTAATGGGCATTATGAGTGCGGCGTGTTTGACGTAAGAAGTGGCACGCCCCGGCCAACGGCGGCAGCGCACCTCTTGAAAAAACTTGCCGCTGGCGAAGACGCTCATCCCATTGCTCGCCTGCCCGGTTGGTGGAAACGTCCATCCAGAGCTATTTACCCAGACACCCAAGATTATACAGAGTGTTATGCCTTGTCCTGTGAAGAGAATGAGCACAAGCCCATTTTAATCACCGGCGCCACTGGCACCTTAGGCCGGGCCTTCGCCAGAATCTGCGAAGACCGCGGTTTGCCCTACGTGCTTTTGACCCGGCAGGACATGGACATAGCCGATGCAGACTCTGTTGAAGAAGCCTTCGCCAAATACAAGCCGTGGGCCGTAGTCAATACCGCCGGCTACGTGCGCGTAGATGACGCCGAGGAAGATTCTGTGGCCTGCTACCGCGAAAACACCCAAGGACCTGTGTGTCTGGCTAAGCACTGTCATGCCCATCACATTGCCTTAGTGACGTTTTCCTCAGATTTAGTCTTTGACGGGGATAAACAGGAGCCTTATGTTGAAACCGATCAGCCCAACCCATTAAACATCTATGGTAGCAGCAAACTGCTGGCAGAGAATCAGGTGCTTGTCGCTATGCCAGAAGCCTTGGTAATTAGAACTAGCGCGTTTTTTGGCCCATGGGATGAACATAACTTTGTGTACCATGCCCTGCGCGCCTTCGCGCAGGGGGAGCAGTTTACTGCCTGTGAGGATGCCTATATCACGCCTACCTACGTTCCAGACTTAGTGCATGCCAGCCTTGATTTGCTCTTGGATAAGGCGCATGGCATTTGGCACGTGGCCAACCAAGGTACCTATACGTGGGCCCAATTGGCTGAGCTTTCTGCCAAGGTGGCGGGTTTGGAGTCCGCTCCGTATCTGCAAAACGTTTCTCAAAATGAAATGAACCTACCAGCGCCTAGACCATCTTTCACGGCCTTGGCCTCCGGCAAAGGAATTCATTTGCCTAGCGTAGAAGATGCTTTGGGTAGATTCCTGCGCCAAAGTGAGGTGCCTTTCAGACCGCAAGAAGTAGCGGTAGAAGAGCCAGATGCTTCCTTTGAAATGGCGGCGCAAGCCTAA
- the dapF gene encoding diaminopimelate epimerase, translating into MQLTFYKYQGTGNDFVVMDNLNGDISLTQEQVAFLCDRRNGVGADGLMLLQTKDGYDFEMVYYNADGKVGSMCGNGGRCLVAFAQFMGVIETEAYFIASDGPHRATVEHGLVHLQMKDVDGIEEFEDACFLNTGSPHYVKTVENLQELDVFNKGRAIRYSDRFKAEGTNVNFVEQKPDNTLFVRTYERGVEDETFSCGTGVTACALAASREGFTSPVHIQVLGGELQVSFEQEGSGFKNVFLIGPAEQVFKGEILLA; encoded by the coding sequence ATGCAACTCACCTTCTATAAATACCAGGGCACCGGCAATGACTTTGTGGTGATGGATAATTTGAACGGCGACATCTCCTTGACGCAGGAGCAGGTGGCGTTTCTGTGCGACCGTCGTAATGGCGTGGGCGCTGATGGCCTCATGCTCCTGCAAACCAAGGATGGCTATGACTTTGAGATGGTCTATTATAATGCAGATGGCAAGGTGGGCTCTATGTGCGGGAATGGTGGACGCTGCTTGGTGGCTTTCGCGCAGTTCATGGGCGTGATTGAGACAGAAGCTTATTTCATTGCCTCTGATGGTCCGCACCGCGCTACCGTGGAGCACGGCCTGGTACATTTGCAGATGAAAGATGTAGACGGTATTGAAGAGTTTGAAGACGCCTGTTTCTTGAACACAGGTTCGCCGCATTACGTGAAGACCGTGGAGAACCTGCAAGAGTTGGATGTGTTCAATAAAGGGCGGGCTATTCGGTATTCAGACCGTTTCAAGGCCGAGGGAACCAATGTCAACTTTGTGGAACAGAAGCCGGACAACACCTTGTTCGTGCGCACCTATGAGCGAGGCGTAGAGGATGAGACCTTCTCCTGCGGAACCGGCGTGACGGCTTGTGCTTTGGCTGCTAGTAGAGAAGGCTTTACCAGTCCGGTGCATATTCAAGTGTTGGGCGGGGAGTTGCAGGTGAGCTTTGAGCAGGAGGGGAGCGGGTTCAAAAACGTCTTCTTGATTGGGCCGGCAGAACAGGTGTTCAAAGGCGAAATATTGCTCGCTTAA
- the glf gene encoding UDP-galactopyranose mutase produces the protein MFDYLIVGAGFAGSVLAERLASYSNKKVLVIDKRPHIGGNAYDHYNEEGILVHKYGPHIFHTNSKEVFEYLGQFTEWRSYEHRVLASVDGQQVPMPINLDTINQLYGLNLTSFELDKFFESVAEKVDTVRTSEDVVVSKVGRELYEKFFKNYTRKQWGMDPSELDKSVTSRVPTRTNRDDRYFTDTYQAMPLHGFTKMFEKMLDHPNIKIMLNTDYHEIIDFIPFKEMIFTGPVDEYFDFKFGKLPYRSLEFKHETLNKEVFQPVAVVNYPNDHLYTRVTEFKYLTGQQHQKTSVVYEFPRAEGDPYYPVPRPENAELYNQYKKLAEATPNVHFVGRLATYKYYNMDQVVAQALTLHKKLMGSPKEELPEVEGVSGLPKEVRQALNGSSTKLSTNG, from the coding sequence ATGTTTGATTATCTGATTGTGGGTGCTGGTTTTGCCGGAAGTGTTTTGGCAGAAAGACTGGCCTCTTATTCTAACAAGAAAGTATTGGTGATAGACAAGCGTCCGCACATTGGCGGCAATGCTTATGACCATTACAATGAAGAAGGCATCTTAGTACACAAGTACGGACCGCATATCTTCCATACCAACTCAAAGGAAGTTTTTGAGTACCTGGGCCAGTTCACGGAGTGGCGTTCTTATGAGCACCGCGTATTGGCCAGCGTTGACGGCCAACAGGTGCCCATGCCCATCAACCTGGACACCATCAACCAGCTCTACGGCTTAAACCTGACCTCTTTTGAACTGGACAAGTTCTTTGAGTCGGTGGCCGAGAAAGTAGACACCGTGCGTACTTCTGAGGACGTGGTGGTGAGCAAAGTGGGCCGTGAGCTGTATGAGAAGTTCTTCAAGAACTACACCCGCAAGCAGTGGGGCATGGATCCTTCTGAGCTGGACAAGTCGGTGACCTCACGGGTACCCACGCGTACCAACCGGGATGACCGCTACTTCACAGACACCTACCAGGCCATGCCGCTGCACGGCTTCACCAAGATGTTTGAGAAGATGCTGGACCATCCCAACATCAAGATCATGCTCAACACAGACTACCATGAGATCATTGATTTCATTCCGTTCAAGGAAATGATCTTTACGGGGCCGGTAGATGAGTACTTTGACTTTAAGTTCGGCAAGTTGCCATACCGCTCCCTTGAGTTCAAGCATGAGACGCTTAACAAAGAAGTGTTTCAGCCGGTGGCAGTGGTCAACTATCCTAATGACCATTTGTACACCCGCGTCACGGAGTTTAAATACCTGACCGGTCAGCAGCACCAGAAGACCAGCGTGGTGTATGAGTTCCCGCGCGCCGAAGGCGATCCGTACTACCCAGTGCCTAGACCAGAAAACGCTGAGTTGTACAACCAGTACAAGAAACTAGCCGAGGCTACGCCCAACGTTCATTTTGTGGGCAGACTGGCTACCTACAAATATTACAACATGGACCAAGTAGTGGCCCAAGCCCTGACCTTGCACAAGAAACTGATGGGAAGCCCAAAGGAGGAATTGCCTGAAGTAGAAGGCGTTTCTGGCTTGCCTAAGGAAGTGCGTCAGGCCCTTAACGGAAGTTCCACCAAACTGAGCACGAATGGGTAA
- a CDS encoding class I SAM-dependent methyltransferase, which yields MYSFLTTSAWTDYELIDCGNFEKLERFGDYILARPEPQAAWDKHLPESEWTRLAQATFKREKGNQEKGQWSLKKGMAEQWFINYRYHDLKLRFRLGLSSFKHVGLFPEQDPNWQFIFDRTRALPGKPKVLNMFAYTGGASLAANAGGADVTHLDSVKQVNFWARENMEASNLNNIRWIVEDAMKYARREVKRGNKYQGIILDPPAYGRGPDGEKWLLEEQLNELIKLCSQLLDPEHNFFVINLYSLGFSALILDNLIRASFGKTVKNEELGELYLQDQGQRKLPLGTFFRFSSTK from the coding sequence ATGTATTCTTTCCTGACCACTAGCGCCTGGACCGATTACGAACTGATTGACTGCGGCAACTTTGAGAAGCTGGAGCGATTTGGCGACTACATCTTGGCCCGCCCAGAACCGCAGGCCGCCTGGGACAAGCACCTGCCCGAAAGCGAGTGGACGCGACTGGCCCAGGCCACGTTCAAGCGCGAGAAAGGCAATCAGGAAAAAGGCCAGTGGTCTTTGAAGAAAGGCATGGCCGAGCAGTGGTTCATCAACTACCGCTACCATGATTTAAAACTTCGGTTCAGGTTAGGTCTGTCCTCGTTTAAGCACGTGGGCTTGTTCCCGGAGCAGGACCCCAACTGGCAGTTCATCTTTGACCGCACCCGCGCCCTGCCCGGCAAGCCGAAGGTCCTCAACATGTTCGCCTACACGGGCGGCGCTTCTCTGGCAGCCAATGCCGGCGGCGCCGATGTCACGCACCTAGACTCTGTGAAGCAGGTCAACTTCTGGGCCCGCGAGAACATGGAAGCCAGCAATCTGAACAACATCCGGTGGATTGTGGAAGACGCCATGAAGTATGCCCGCCGTGAGGTGAAGCGCGGCAACAAATACCAGGGCATCATCCTGGACCCTCCCGCCTACGGCCGCGGCCCCGACGGCGAGAAATGGCTCCTAGAGGAACAGCTCAACGAACTCATCAAGCTCTGCTCCCAGTTGCTAGACCCTGAGCACAACTTCTTCGTGATTAACCTGTACTCGCTAGGCTTTTCGGCATTGATTCTGGACAACCTGATTAGAGCCTCCTTCGGGAAGACCGTCAAGAATGAAGAACTAGGCGAACTGTACCTACAAGACCAAGGCCAACGCAAATTACCGCTGGGCACCTTCTTCCGGTTCAGCTCTACCAAGTAG
- a CDS encoding GNAT family N-acetyltransferase: MPLLHTDRIFLRAPEPTDLDFLYLFENDTRLWPVSLSVSPFSRDMLRQYLDNALSDIYATRQLRFMVCLQKKETVIGTIDLFDFEPLHQRAGVGIALVAEHRGNGYGKEALELLVAYAQNVLQLRQLYCSVTVSNMGSRQLFEQAGFNQIGIRRDWLKTASGWQDVAEYQKVLA, from the coding sequence ATGCCGCTTCTCCACACCGACCGTATTTTCCTGCGGGCCCCAGAGCCCACAGACCTGGACTTTCTCTACCTGTTTGAGAATGACACGCGCCTGTGGCCGGTGAGCTTGTCGGTGTCGCCGTTTTCCAGGGACATGCTGCGTCAATACCTGGACAATGCGCTTTCAGACATTTACGCCACGCGGCAGTTGCGCTTTATGGTGTGTCTGCAAAAGAAAGAAACGGTAATAGGCACCATTGATCTATTTGACTTCGAGCCATTGCACCAGCGGGCGGGGGTGGGCATTGCGCTGGTGGCAGAGCACAGAGGAAACGGGTATGGCAAAGAGGCGCTGGAACTGTTGGTGGCCTATGCCCAAAACGTCCTGCAACTGCGCCAACTGTATTGCTCCGTGACAGTCTCTAACATGGGCAGCCGTCAACTGTTTGAACAGGCCGGTTTCAATCAGATTGGAATTAGAAGAGATTGGCTGAAGACGGCCAGCGGCTGGCAGGATGTGGCTGAGTACCAGAAGGTATTGGCGTAA
- a CDS encoding phosphatase — translation MRRLALIDLGTNTFHLLIAEIAENEERTFLYRTKVPVKLGQGGISKGEIAPDARDRGLATLKDFKKIIEEHNVTEIKATATSAIRNAINGMEVVQAIREQTGIEVQVISGAREAELIFKGVQEALQMGSSPVLVMDIGGGSVEFIIGSDKGILWKKSFEIGAQRLLDKFFHHDPMSAGEVKAERHYLHDQLQKLTAAVLQWQPEVLIGSSGTFDTLIDMDMAKRGLPARDENASPESELTLESFQAHFKELLTKNREERLAIPGMLEMRVDMIVVATVMIDWVLEKYNMERIRVSSYALKEGLLAEMLK, via the coding sequence ATGCGTCGTTTAGCTCTCATAGACCTGGGTACCAACACCTTTCACTTGTTGATTGCAGAGATTGCAGAGAACGAGGAACGGACTTTCCTATACAGAACCAAAGTGCCGGTGAAGCTGGGCCAGGGCGGGATTAGCAAAGGCGAGATTGCGCCCGATGCCCGGGACCGCGGCTTGGCCACGCTTAAAGACTTCAAAAAGATTATTGAGGAGCACAACGTCACCGAGATAAAAGCCACCGCGACCAGTGCCATCCGGAACGCTATCAACGGCATGGAGGTGGTGCAGGCCATTAGAGAGCAGACGGGCATTGAGGTGCAGGTGATTTCTGGCGCCCGTGAAGCCGAACTCATCTTCAAGGGCGTGCAGGAAGCCTTGCAGATGGGCTCTAGTCCGGTGTTAGTGATGGACATTGGCGGCGGAAGCGTGGAGTTCATCATAGGTTCAGACAAAGGCATTCTCTGGAAGAAAAGCTTTGAGATTGGGGCCCAGCGACTGCTGGACAAGTTTTTCCACCATGACCCCATGTCTGCCGGTGAAGTGAAAGCCGAACGCCATTACCTGCACGACCAACTCCAAAAACTTACCGCCGCGGTCTTACAATGGCAACCCGAGGTTTTGATTGGCTCGTCAGGCACGTTTGACACGCTCATTGACATGGACATGGCCAAACGCGGCCTCCCAGCCCGTGATGAAAACGCATCGCCGGAAAGTGAGTTGACTTTAGAATCCTTTCAAGCGCATTTCAAAGAATTACTTACCAAGAACCGTGAAGAACGCCTTGCCATCCCGGGCATGCTGGAGATGCGCGTAGATATGATTGTAGTGGCCACGGTCATGATTGACTGGGTGCTGGAGAAATACAACATGGAGCGCATCCGGGTATCTTCTTATGCCCTTAAGGAAGGTTTATTGGCGGAGATGTTAAAGTAG